A stretch of Pseudomonas sp. LRP2-20 DNA encodes these proteins:
- a CDS encoding NAD(P)/FAD-dependent oxidoreductase, translating into MQPLRTLSLWMDQLDEPLCARPALRQDLDVDVCIIGAGYTGLWTAYYLKRQAPQLNIAVIEANIAGFGASGRNGGWLMGNLLGEDRLLATLSPQQRRASIDLLHGIPDEVHSVLQREGIDCDYRKGGVLYCAARYPEQERSLRAYLDELYRQGMTEDDYRWLRPEQLDAQLRVSNAYGAIYSPHTATIHPAKLARGLARAVEALGVTIYENTPAIDWQPGEVRSPLARIRCQWMVPAVEGYAASLPPLGKHQLPVQSLLVATEPLPESTWEQIGLSQGQAFSESSRQVTYGQRTADNRLVFGARGGYRFGGRLRENFNLDEHEIELRRYLFSELFPQLKHVRITHTWGGNLGMARRFRPHMLCDRQRGIALAGGYGGEGVGATNLGGRTLAALILNQHNLLTAQPWVLDNRPVSSLASWPPEPCRWLGYNAIIQSFVHEDRTLANPASAPWRRRLASSLADFMEGFMH; encoded by the coding sequence ATGCAACCCCTGCGCACGCTCAGCCTGTGGATGGACCAGCTCGACGAGCCGCTGTGCGCGCGCCCGGCCCTGCGCCAGGACCTCGACGTCGATGTGTGCATCATCGGCGCCGGCTACACCGGGCTGTGGACCGCCTACTACCTCAAGCGCCAGGCGCCGCAACTGAACATCGCGGTGATCGAGGCCAACATCGCCGGCTTCGGCGCCTCGGGGCGCAACGGCGGCTGGTTGATGGGCAACCTGCTCGGCGAAGACCGCCTGCTCGCCACCCTGTCGCCGCAGCAGCGCCGTGCCAGCATCGACCTGCTGCACGGCATTCCCGATGAGGTGCACAGCGTGCTGCAACGCGAGGGCATCGACTGCGACTACCGCAAAGGCGGCGTGCTGTATTGCGCCGCGCGTTACCCGGAGCAGGAACGCAGCCTGCGAGCTTACCTGGACGAGCTGTACCGCCAGGGCATGACCGAGGACGACTACCGCTGGCTGCGCCCCGAGCAACTGGACGCGCAACTGCGGGTCAGCAATGCCTACGGCGCCATCTACAGCCCGCATACCGCGACCATCCACCCGGCCAAGCTGGCCCGCGGCCTGGCGCGAGCGGTGGAGGCGCTGGGGGTGACGATTTACGAGAACACCCCGGCCATCGACTGGCAACCCGGTGAAGTGCGCTCGCCCCTGGCGCGCATCCGCTGCCAATGGATGGTACCCGCCGTTGAAGGGTACGCCGCCAGCCTGCCGCCGCTGGGCAAGCACCAGTTACCGGTGCAGAGCCTGCTGGTGGCGACCGAGCCACTGCCAGAGTCGACCTGGGAGCAAATCGGCCTCTCCCAAGGCCAAGCCTTCAGCGAAAGCAGCCGCCAGGTCACCTACGGCCAGCGCACCGCCGACAACCGCCTGGTGTTCGGCGCCCGCGGCGGCTACCGCTTCGGCGGCCGCCTGCGCGAGAACTTCAACCTCGACGAGCACGAAATCGAGCTGCGTCGCTACCTGTTCAGCGAACTGTTCCCGCAGCTCAAGCACGTGCGCATCACGCATACCTGGGGCGGCAACCTGGGCATGGCACGGCGCTTCCGCCCGCATATGCTCTGCGACCGCCAGCGCGGCATCGCCCTGGCCGGCGGCTACGGCGGCGAAGGTGTCGGCGCCACCAACCTCGGCGGGCGCACGCTGGCGGCGCTGATCCTCAACCAGCACAACCTGCTGACCGCACAACCTTGGGTACTCGACAACCGTCCGGTTTCCAGCTTGGCCAGCTGGCCACCCGAGCCCTGCCGCTGGCTCGGCTACAACGCGATCATCCAGAGCTTCGTCCACGAGGACCGGACCCTCGCCAACCCCGCCAGCGCGCCTTGGAGGCGGCGCCTGGCCAGCTCCCTTGCGGACTTCATGGAAGGCTTCATGCACTGA
- a CDS encoding AraC family transcriptional regulator — MTAITLPDGPEQTPLTADTVLRYHLCWKHRDLDGVIALYHPDIQYHDFFQNRVLGYLELRDYVRACLPHEAGEDIVHSDRIRVDGCTAFIQYQVTVQGGEGLVAFQSSEAITVKDGLIWRVNEYATLVRQNGNGLASNGPRPATSRLGLSPRQLSTMAQDLEHYFQRQRPYLDPELDLQQVADASGYSRNQISYLLNQVLGQSFYRYVNQARLQHLMASLDDDSVEAPIDELAFSAGFNSLSAFYKCFREHTGLTPKAYLKQISLRART, encoded by the coding sequence ATGACCGCCATCACCCTCCCCGACGGCCCCGAGCAGACCCCGCTCACCGCCGACACCGTGCTGCGCTACCACCTGTGCTGGAAGCACCGTGACCTCGACGGCGTAATCGCGCTCTACCACCCCGACATCCAGTACCACGACTTCTTCCAGAACCGCGTGCTCGGCTACCTCGAGCTGCGCGACTACGTGCGCGCCTGCCTGCCCCATGAAGCCGGCGAGGACATCGTCCACAGCGACCGCATCCGCGTCGACGGTTGCACCGCCTTCATCCAGTACCAGGTCACGGTGCAAGGTGGCGAAGGGCTGGTAGCGTTCCAGTCCAGCGAAGCGATCACCGTCAAGGACGGGCTGATCTGGCGGGTCAACGAATACGCCACTCTGGTTCGCCAGAACGGCAACGGCCTGGCCAGCAACGGCCCACGCCCGGCCACCAGCCGCCTGGGCCTGTCGCCAAGGCAGCTGTCGACCATGGCCCAGGACCTGGAGCACTACTTCCAGCGCCAGCGCCCGTACCTCGATCCGGAACTGGACCTGCAGCAGGTGGCCGACGCCAGCGGCTACAGCCGCAACCAGATCTCCTACCTGCTCAACCAGGTGCTCGGGCAAAGCTTCTACCGCTACGTCAACCAGGCGCGCCTGCAACACCTGATGGCCAGCCTTGACGATGACAGCGTCGAAGCGCCGATCGACGAGCTGGCGTTCAGCGCCGGCTTCAACTCGCTCTCGGCGTTCTACAAGTGCTTCCGCGAGCACACCGGCCTCACCCCCAAGGCCTATCTGAAGCAAATTTCCCTGCGTGCACGCACGTAA
- a CDS encoding peptide ABC transporter ATP-binding protein → MAVVLTARELTRHYEVSRGLFKGHALVRALNGVSFELEAGKTLAVVGESGCGKSTLARALTLIEEPSSGSLQIAGTEVKGASKAERKQLRRDVQMVFQSPYASLNPRQKIGDQLAEPLLINTSLSKAERREKVQKMMEQVGLRPEHYQRYPHMFSGGQRQRIALARAMMLQPKVLVADEPTSALDVSIQAQVLNLFMDLQKEFNTAYVFISHNLAVVRHVADQVLVMYLGRPAEMGPKADIYEKPLHPYTQALLSATPAIHPDPLKPKIRIAGELPNPLNPPDGCAFHKRCPYATERCAKEVPALRQVSTRQVACHYAEQFL, encoded by the coding sequence ATGGCCGTCGTTCTCACTGCCCGGGAGCTGACCCGGCATTACGAAGTCTCCCGCGGGCTGTTCAAGGGCCACGCCCTGGTGCGGGCGCTCAATGGTGTGTCGTTCGAACTGGAGGCCGGCAAGACCCTGGCCGTGGTCGGTGAGTCCGGCTGTGGCAAGTCGACCCTGGCCCGTGCCCTGACGCTGATCGAAGAACCTTCTTCCGGCTCGCTGCAGATCGCCGGCACCGAGGTCAAGGGCGCCAGCAAGGCCGAGCGCAAGCAGCTGCGCCGCGACGTGCAGATGGTGTTCCAAAGCCCCTACGCCTCGCTCAACCCACGGCAGAAGATCGGTGATCAGCTGGCGGAGCCGCTGCTGATCAACACCTCGCTGAGCAAGGCCGAGCGGCGCGAGAAAGTGCAGAAGATGATGGAGCAGGTCGGCTTGCGCCCCGAGCATTACCAGCGCTACCCGCACATGTTCTCCGGCGGCCAGCGCCAGCGCATCGCACTGGCACGGGCGATGATGCTGCAGCCTAAGGTGCTGGTGGCGGACGAGCCAACCTCGGCACTGGACGTGTCGATCCAGGCCCAGGTGCTGAACCTGTTCATGGATTTGCAGAAGGAGTTCAACACCGCCTACGTGTTCATCTCGCACAACCTGGCGGTGGTGCGGCATGTGGCCGATCAGGTGCTGGTGATGTACCTGGGGCGGCCGGCGGAGATGGGGCCCAAGGCGGATATCTACGAGAAGCCGCTGCATCCGTATACCCAGGCGCTGCTGTCGGCGACGCCGGCGATTCACCCGGACCCGCTGAAGCCGAAGATCCGCATTGCCGGGGAACTGCCCAACCCGCTGAACCCACCGGATGGCTGTGCGTTCCACAAGCGTTGCCCGTATGCGACCGAGCGGTGTGCCAAGGAAGTGCCGGCGCTACGGCAAGTGAGTACGCGGCAGGTGGCCTGCCACTATGCGGAGCAGTTCCTCTAG
- a CDS encoding ABC transporter ATP-binding protein, which produces MSLLQINNLNVRFGDANAVPVVDGLDLAVEAGEILAIVGESGSGKSVTMMALMGLIDAPGRITADALTFDGTDMLKLSPRLRRKVVGKDIAMVFQDPMTALNPSYTVGYQIEEVLRQHLGLKGKAARQRALELLKKVEIPAAESRLDAYPHQLSGGMSQRVAIAMAIAGEPKLLIADEPTTALDVTIQAQIMELLVNLQKERNMALILITHDLAVVAETARRVCVMYAGQAVEVGQVPELFDVPAHPYSEALLAAIPEHSVGAERLATLPGIVPGRYDRPAGCLLSPRCPYVQDNCRHQRPPLDPQAHSLVRCFYPLNQEVA; this is translated from the coding sequence ATGTCACTGTTGCAGATCAACAACCTGAATGTGCGCTTCGGCGACGCCAATGCAGTCCCTGTGGTCGACGGCCTGGACCTGGCGGTGGAGGCTGGCGAGATCCTGGCCATCGTCGGCGAATCCGGCTCGGGCAAATCCGTCACCATGATGGCCCTGATGGGCCTGATCGACGCCCCCGGGCGTATCACCGCCGATGCGCTCACCTTCGACGGCACCGACATGCTCAAGCTCAGCCCCCGCCTGCGGCGCAAGGTGGTGGGCAAGGACATCGCCATGGTCTTCCAGGACCCGATGACCGCGCTCAACCCCAGCTACACCGTGGGTTACCAGATCGAGGAAGTGCTGCGCCAGCACCTGGGCCTGAAGGGCAAGGCCGCGCGCCAGCGTGCCCTGGAGCTGCTGAAGAAAGTCGAGATCCCGGCTGCGGAAAGCCGCCTGGATGCCTACCCGCACCAGCTGTCCGGCGGCATGAGCCAGCGCGTGGCGATCGCCATGGCCATCGCCGGCGAACCCAAGCTGCTGATCGCCGACGAACCGACCACCGCGCTGGACGTGACCATCCAGGCGCAGATCATGGAGCTGCTGGTCAACCTGCAGAAAGAGCGCAACATGGCGCTGATCCTGATCACCCACGACCTGGCCGTGGTCGCCGAAACCGCCAGGCGCGTGTGCGTGATGTACGCCGGCCAGGCCGTGGAAGTCGGCCAGGTGCCGGAGCTGTTCGACGTGCCTGCCCACCCTTACAGCGAAGCGCTGCTGGCGGCGATCCCCGAGCACAGCGTCGGCGCCGAGCGCCTGGCCACCCTGCCCGGCATCGTCCCCGGCCGCTATGACCGCCCGGCTGGCTGCCTGCTGTCACCGCGCTGCCCGTACGTGCAGGACAACTGCCGGCACCAGCGCCCGCCCCTCGACCCACAGGCACACAGCCTGGTGCGTTGTTTCTACCCGCTGAACCAGGAGGTGGCGTGA
- a CDS encoding ABC transporter permease subunit — MTSPIPKSVTPASPVDQSLLYPSPYKEFWHAFSRNKGAVMGLAFMCLVVFCALFAPWVAPHDPSEQYRDFLLTPPVWLEGGNWQFILGTDELGRDLLSRLIQGARLSLLIGLSSVVMSLIPGILLGLLAGFFPQVLGPSIMRLMDVMLALPSLLLAVAIVAILGPGLINTVIAIAIVSLPSYVRLTRAAVMGELNRDYVTAARLAGAGLPRLMFVTVLPNCMAPLIVQATLSFSSAILDAAALGFLGLGVQPPTPEWGTMLASARDYIERAWWVVSLPGLTILLSVLAINLMGDGLRDALDPKLKNAA; from the coding sequence ATGACTAGCCCGATTCCGAAATCCGTCACACCGGCCAGCCCGGTGGACCAGAGCCTGCTCTACCCCTCACCCTACAAAGAATTCTGGCACGCCTTCTCGCGCAACAAGGGCGCGGTAATGGGCCTGGCCTTCATGTGCCTGGTGGTGTTCTGCGCGCTGTTCGCGCCGTGGGTCGCCCCACATGACCCGAGCGAGCAGTACCGCGACTTCCTGCTGACCCCGCCAGTGTGGCTCGAAGGCGGCAACTGGCAGTTCATCCTCGGCACCGACGAACTGGGCCGCGACCTGCTGTCGCGGCTGATCCAGGGCGCGCGGCTGTCGCTGCTGATCGGCCTGTCGTCGGTGGTGATGTCGCTGATTCCGGGGATCCTGCTGGGCCTGCTGGCCGGCTTCTTCCCGCAGGTGCTCGGCCCCTCGATCATGCGCCTGATGGACGTGATGCTGGCGCTGCCGTCACTGCTGCTGGCCGTGGCCATCGTCGCCATCCTCGGCCCAGGCCTGATCAACACGGTGATCGCCATCGCCATCGTTTCCTTGCCGTCCTACGTGCGCCTGACCCGCGCTGCAGTGATGGGCGAACTGAACCGCGACTACGTCACCGCCGCACGCCTGGCCGGTGCCGGGCTGCCACGACTGATGTTCGTCACCGTGCTGCCCAACTGCATGGCGCCGCTGATCGTGCAGGCAACCTTGAGTTTCTCCTCGGCGATCCTCGACGCCGCCGCGCTGGGCTTCCTCGGCCTCGGTGTGCAACCGCCAACCCCCGAGTGGGGGACCATGCTGGCCTCGGCCCGTGACTACATCGAGCGCGCCTGGTGGGTGGTGAGCCTGCCCGGCCTGACCATTCTGCTCAGTGTGCTGGCAATCAACCTGATGGGCGACGGCCTGCGCGATGCGCTGGACCCGAAACTCAAGAACGCCGCCTGA
- a CDS encoding ABC transporter permease subunit, translating to MLSFIARRLGLLIPTFFGITLLTFALIRLIPGDPVEVMMGERRVDPEMHAQAMERLGLNKPLPVQYLDYVGKLAHGDLGESLRTRESVWTEFLTLFPATLELALAALLFAGVVGLLAGVIAALKRGSLFDHGVMGISLAGYSMPIFWWGLILIMFFSVSLGWTPVSGRIDLLYDIEPKTGFMLIDTLLSDEEGAFKDAVMHLILPAIVLGTIPLAVIARMTRSSMLEVLREDYIRTARAKGLSPARVVFVHGLRNALIPVLTVFGLQVGTLLAGAVLTETIFSWPGIGKWLIEAIGARDYPVVQNGILLIACLVILVNFVVDILYGLANPRIRHQR from the coding sequence ATGTTGAGTTTTATTGCCCGGCGCCTGGGCCTGCTGATACCGACCTTCTTCGGTATCACCTTGCTGACCTTCGCGCTCATACGCCTGATCCCCGGCGACCCGGTGGAAGTGATGATGGGCGAACGCAGGGTCGACCCCGAAATGCACGCCCAGGCCATGGAGCGCCTGGGCCTGAACAAGCCGCTGCCGGTCCAGTACCTGGACTATGTCGGCAAGCTGGCCCACGGCGACCTGGGTGAATCGCTACGCACCCGCGAGAGCGTGTGGACCGAGTTCCTCACCCTGTTCCCCGCCACCCTGGAACTGGCCCTCGCCGCCTTGCTGTTCGCCGGCGTCGTCGGCCTGCTGGCCGGGGTGATCGCCGCACTCAAGCGGGGGTCGCTGTTCGACCACGGGGTGATGGGCATCTCCCTGGCCGGCTATTCCATGCCGATCTTCTGGTGGGGCCTGATCCTGATCATGTTCTTCTCGGTGAGCCTGGGCTGGACCCCGGTTTCCGGGCGCATCGACCTGCTCTACGACATCGAGCCGAAAACCGGTTTCATGCTCATCGACACCCTGCTCAGCGACGAGGAAGGCGCGTTCAAGGATGCGGTGATGCACCTGATCCTGCCAGCCATCGTGCTCGGCACCATCCCGCTGGCGGTGATCGCCCGCATGACCCGGTCGTCAATGCTCGAAGTGCTGCGCGAGGATTACATCCGCACCGCCCGCGCCAAGGGCCTGTCGCCGGCCCGCGTGGTCTTCGTGCACGGCCTGCGCAACGCGTTGATCCCGGTGCTGACGGTGTTCGGCCTGCAGGTCGGCACGTTGCTGGCCGGTGCCGTACTGACCGAAACCATCTTCTCCTGGCCGGGCATCGGCAAATGGCTGATCGAAGCCATCGGCGCCCGTGACTACCCCGTGGTCCAGAACGGCATCCTGTTGATCGCCTGCCTGGTGATCCTGGTCAACTTCGTCGTGGATATCCTCTACGGCCTGGCCAACCCACGCATCCGTCATCAGCGCTGA
- a CDS encoding ABC transporter substrate-binding protein — MTSLPLRAALAAVILGAAGNLAAKPLVVCTEASPEGFDIVQYTTAVTADASAETVFNRLVDFKPGTTDIQPALAERWDISPDGLTYTFHLRQGVKFHTTEYFTPTRTFNADDVLWSLNRQLDPNHPWHARTSVGYPYFESMAFKDLLKSVTKTDDHTVVITLSRPEAPFLRDMAMAFTSIYSAEYGDQLLKAGKTGDLNSKPIGTGPFIFQRYNKDAQVRYKPNPDYFRGKPPADALIFAIATDSNVRLQKLRANECQVALYPKPDDVPLIKQDPKLKVDEIEALVTGYISMNTEHKYLSDVRVRKAINMAFDRQTHVDQLFGKGNALVGVNPYPPTMIGYNTENKNPPRDLAKARELLKQAGVPEGAVITLFTRNGGGPTNPNPRLSAEMLQADLKQIGLKLDIRVMEWAEMLRRAKKGEADLVSTGWAGDNGDPDNFLSPLLSCDAAKSGENYARWCNAKFQELITRAREVIDNDERARLYAEALKVYDDDQPWISMAHPKMFTAMRDNVEGYVINPLTNNNFATTKVK; from the coding sequence ATGACATCGCTACCGCTCCGCGCTGCCCTGGCAGCGGTCATCCTGGGCGCCGCTGGCAACCTCGCGGCCAAACCGCTGGTGGTCTGCACCGAAGCCAGCCCGGAAGGCTTCGACATCGTCCAGTACACCACTGCGGTCACCGCCGATGCTTCGGCCGAGACGGTGTTCAACCGCCTGGTCGACTTCAAGCCCGGCACCACCGACATTCAGCCGGCCCTGGCCGAACGCTGGGACATTTCGCCCGACGGCCTGACCTACACCTTCCACCTGCGCCAAGGGGTCAAGTTCCACACCACCGAGTACTTCACGCCGACCCGCACGTTCAACGCCGATGACGTGCTGTGGAGCCTGAACCGCCAGCTCGACCCGAACCACCCTTGGCACGCCAGGACCAGTGTCGGCTACCCGTACTTCGAAAGCATGGCCTTCAAGGACCTGCTCAAGTCGGTAACCAAGACCGACGACCACACCGTGGTGATCACCCTCAGCCGCCCGGAAGCGCCATTCCTGCGCGACATGGCCATGGCCTTCACCTCGATCTACTCCGCCGAATATGGCGACCAGCTGCTCAAGGCGGGCAAGACCGGCGACCTCAACAGCAAGCCGATCGGCACCGGCCCGTTCATCTTCCAGCGCTACAACAAGGACGCCCAGGTTCGCTACAAGCCCAACCCGGACTACTTCCGTGGCAAGCCGCCTGCCGACGCGCTGATCTTCGCCATCGCCACCGACAGCAACGTGCGCCTGCAGAAACTGCGTGCCAACGAGTGCCAGGTGGCGCTGTACCCCAAGCCCGATGACGTACCGTTGATCAAGCAAGATCCGAAACTCAAGGTCGACGAAATCGAAGCCCTGGTCACCGGCTACATCTCGATGAATACCGAACACAAGTACCTGAGCGACGTGCGCGTGCGCAAAGCCATCAACATGGCCTTCGACCGCCAGACTCACGTCGACCAGCTGTTCGGCAAGGGCAACGCGCTGGTCGGCGTGAACCCGTATCCGCCGACCATGATCGGCTACAACACCGAGAACAAGAACCCGCCCCGCGACCTGGCCAAGGCCCGCGAGCTGCTCAAGCAGGCGGGCGTGCCGGAAGGCGCGGTGATCACCCTGTTCACCCGCAACGGCGGCGGCCCGACCAACCCCAACCCGCGCCTGTCCGCCGAGATGCTGCAGGCTGACCTCAAGCAGATCGGCCTGAAGCTGGATATCCGTGTGATGGAATGGGCCGAAATGCTGCGCCGCGCCAAGAAGGGCGAGGCCGACCTGGTGTCCACCGGCTGGGCCGGCGACAACGGAGACCCGGACAATTTCCTCAGCCCGCTGCTTAGCTGCGACGCCGCCAAAAGCGGCGAGAACTATGCACGCTGGTGCAATGCCAAATTCCAGGAACTGATCACCCGCGCTCGCGAAGTGATCGACAACGACGAACGCGCCAGGCTCTATGCCGAGGCTTTGAAGGTGTACGATGACGATCAACCCTGGATCAGCATGGCCCATCCGAAGATGTTCACCGCCATGCGTGACAACGTGGAGGGCTACGTGATCAACCCTCTGACCAACAACAACTTCGCCACCACCAAGGTGAAGTAG
- a CDS encoding OprD family porin: MRLFTLTALALSIGTFSAVTEADTQSQDYVPFSLKSSSEQDQANGFIDGQSLSGSTRNWYAHERATRAPLWKYYKGDGTRHDTHSRDNWVQGTILNYSSGFTQGTVGFAVEAAGYNAIALQQGRAAIAGPNNRTLTHSDGDPVGQWSKMGLANVKARVSNTTLTVGRQSVDTPMIAYIGNRALPSSFQGAFLHSAEFDNLSIDLGTFDRVSPRTEQSLSKFRSEYGATGVETDRASTAGVNYQPFKSLTTSLYATKVDDFWNQYYFGANHVLGDNAVLALTTGLNYYKTVDEGSKKMGEIDNDTYSLSFGLTHQAHTLTASWQQVNGNEYFDYLHETNGIYLANSLLSDFNGPNEKSLQLSYVLNMAPYGVPGLKFNLYNARGWGIDGTHYRGTAYDVNGLDGETHYEWGIGTSYAVQSGPFKDTSIRATYTAHRASKAQADGSLDEFRVVTTIPFNIL, translated from the coding sequence TTGAGACTATTCACCTTGACCGCTTTGGCCTTATCCATCGGCACCTTTTCCGCCGTGACAGAGGCCGACACCCAGAGCCAGGACTACGTCCCGTTCAGCCTCAAATCCAGCAGCGAACAGGACCAGGCCAACGGCTTCATCGACGGCCAGAGCCTGTCCGGCAGCACCCGCAACTGGTACGCCCACGAACGCGCCACCCGCGCACCACTGTGGAAGTACTACAAGGGCGACGGCACCCGCCACGACACCCACAGCCGCGACAACTGGGTGCAGGGCACCATCCTCAACTACAGTTCGGGTTTCACCCAGGGCACCGTCGGCTTTGCCGTCGAGGCCGCCGGCTACAACGCCATCGCTCTGCAGCAGGGCCGCGCCGCAATCGCCGGGCCGAACAACCGAACGCTCACCCACAGCGACGGCGACCCGGTCGGCCAGTGGAGCAAGATGGGCCTGGCCAACGTCAAGGCACGTGTCTCCAACACCACCCTCACCGTCGGCCGCCAGTCGGTGGATACGCCGATGATCGCCTACATCGGCAACCGTGCGCTGCCGTCGAGCTTCCAGGGCGCGTTCCTGCACAGCGCCGAGTTCGACAACCTGTCGATCGACCTGGGCACCTTCGACCGCGTTTCGCCACGTACCGAACAAAGCCTGAGCAAGTTCCGCAGCGAATACGGCGCCACCGGCGTCGAGACCGACCGCGCCAGCACCGCCGGGGTCAACTACCAGCCGTTCAAGAGCCTGACCACCAGCCTGTACGCCACCAAGGTCGACGACTTCTGGAACCAGTACTACTTCGGCGCCAACCACGTACTCGGCGACAACGCCGTGCTCGCCCTGACCACCGGCCTGAACTACTACAAGACCGTGGACGAAGGCAGCAAGAAGATGGGTGAGATCGACAACGACACCTACAGCCTGTCGTTCGGCCTGACCCACCAGGCGCACACCCTCACCGCGTCCTGGCAGCAGGTCAACGGCAACGAGTACTTCGACTACCTGCACGAAACCAACGGCATCTACCTGGCCAACTCGCTGCTGTCGGACTTCAACGGCCCCAACGAGAAGTCCCTGCAGCTTTCCTACGTGCTGAACATGGCGCCGTACGGCGTGCCGGGCCTCAAGTTCAACCTGTACAACGCCCGCGGCTGGGGCATCGACGGCACCCACTACCGGGGCACCGCCTATGACGTGAACGGCCTGGACGGCGAAACCCACTACGAGTGGGGCATCGGCACCAGTTACGCGGTGCAGAGCGGGCCGTTCAAGGACACCAGCATCCGTGCCACCTACACCGCACACCGCGCCAGCAAGGCCCAGGCCGATGGCAGCCTGGACGAGTTCCGCGTGGTCACCACCATTCCATTCAACATTCTCTGA
- a CDS encoding ABC transporter substrate-binding protein has translation MRHVTRLSTLLALGLLSQAPALQAKNLVFCSEGSPAGFDTAQYTSATDNDAAEPIYNRLVEFERGGTAVHPALATKWEVSDDGLRYTFHLREGVKFHANKAFTPSRDFNADDVLFTFNRMLDKDQPFRKAYPTEFPYFVSMGLDKNIARVEKTGPMTVVFSLNKVDAAFIQNLAMSFASILSAEYAEQLLASGRPSDINQQPIGTGPFVFQRYQKDSQIRFKGNKDYWAPDEVKIDNLVFSINTDPSVRIQKLRRNECQVTLHPRPADLPALKADGKLQVMQQPGFNLGYIAYNTQHPPFDRLEVRQAMDMAVNKQAILQAVYQDSGQLAVNAMPPTQWSYDNSLKDAPFDPEKAKQLLQQAGVKPGTEITLWAMPVQRPYNPNAKLMAEMLQSDWNKLGFKVRIVSYEWGEYLKRMKSGEHDIALIGWTGDNGDPDNWLGTLYNCDAIGSNNYSLWCDPQYDSLVKQAKQVTDREQRTALYQQAQQRLKQQVPITPVAHSTVNQPLSIKVADFKVSPFGRNNFSGVSVD, from the coding sequence ATGCGCCACGTCACTCGCCTTTCGACCCTACTGGCCCTCGGCCTGCTGAGCCAGGCCCCTGCCCTTCAGGCCAAGAACCTGGTGTTCTGCTCCGAAGGCAGCCCGGCCGGCTTCGACACCGCCCAGTACACCAGCGCCACCGACAACGATGCCGCCGAACCGATCTACAACCGCCTGGTGGAATTCGAACGCGGCGGCACCGCCGTGCACCCGGCGCTGGCGACGAAATGGGAAGTCTCCGACGATGGCCTGCGCTACACCTTCCACCTGCGCGAGGGCGTGAAGTTCCACGCCAACAAGGCCTTCACGCCAAGCCGTGACTTCAACGCCGACGATGTGCTGTTCACCTTCAACCGCATGCTCGACAAGGACCAGCCATTCCGTAAGGCCTACCCCACCGAATTCCCCTACTTCGTCAGCATGGGCCTGGACAAGAACATCGCCCGGGTCGAGAAAACCGGCCCGATGACCGTGGTGTTCAGCCTGAACAAGGTCGACGCCGCATTCATCCAGAACCTGGCGATGAGCTTCGCCTCGATACTCTCTGCTGAATACGCCGAGCAGCTGCTGGCCAGCGGGCGCCCCAGCGACATCAACCAGCAACCGATCGGCACCGGGCCGTTCGTGTTCCAGCGTTACCAGAAGGACTCGCAGATCCGCTTCAAGGGCAACAAGGATTACTGGGCGCCAGATGAAGTGAAGATCGACAACCTGGTGTTCTCGATCAACACCGACCCGTCGGTACGCATCCAGAAACTGCGCCGCAATGAATGCCAGGTCACCTTGCACCCGCGCCCGGCCGACCTGCCGGCGCTCAAGGCCGACGGCAAGCTGCAGGTCATGCAGCAGCCGGGCTTCAACCTTGGTTACATCGCCTACAACACCCAGCACCCACCGTTCGACCGCCTGGAAGTGCGCCAGGCCATGGACATGGCGGTGAACAAGCAGGCCATTCTCCAGGCGGTGTATCAGGACTCCGGCCAGCTGGCGGTCAATGCCATGCCGCCGACCCAATGGTCCTATGACAACAGCCTCAAGGACGCGCCCTTCGACCCGGAAAAGGCCAAGCAGCTGCTGCAGCAAGCCGGGGTCAAGCCAGGCACCGAGATCACCCTGTGGGCGATGCCCGTGCAGCGCCCGTACAACCCCAACGCCAAACTGATGGCCGAGATGCTGCAGTCCGACTGGAACAAGCTCGGCTTCAAGGTGCGCATCGTCAGCTACGAATGGGGCGAATACCTCAAGCGCATGAAGAGCGGCGAGCACGACATCGCTCTGATCGGCTGGACCGGCGACAACGGTGACCCGGACAACTGGCTCGGCACCCTCTACAACTGCGACGCCATCGGCAGCAACAACTATTCGCTGTGGTGCGACCCGCAGTACGACAGCCTGGTCAAGCAGGCCAAGCAGGTCACCGACCGCGAGCAGCGCACGGCGCTATACCAGCAGGCCCAGCAGCGCCTCAAGCAGCAAGTGCCGATCACCCCGGTGGCGCATTCCACGGTGAACCAGCCGCTGAGCATCAAGGTGGCCGATTTCAAGGTCAGCCCGTTCGGGCGCAATAACTTTTCCGGTGTGAGTGTTGATTGA